In Vigna radiata var. radiata cultivar VC1973A chromosome 3, Vradiata_ver6, whole genome shotgun sequence, the following proteins share a genomic window:
- the LOC106757504 gene encoding NAC domain-containing protein 90-like isoform X1, with the protein MDVMPPGYRFYPTEEELISFYLHNKLEGEREDMNRVIPVVDIYDYNPSQLPQISGEASLRDTEQWFFFIPRQESEARGGRPKRLTTTGYWKATGSPNHVYSSDNRIIGIKRTMVFYSGRAPNGAKTDWKMNEYTAIKGEPSQLQLRKEFSLCRVYKKSKCLRAFDRRPPPRRNTMRHSIAENGEEQEKGYDYHQHQMLERSATCSPESSSSGDLDHDQPTLHGEGGTQMDVDNDPFLDWEKVDLFLGSES; encoded by the exons ATGGACGTTATGCCACCAGGTTATCGTTTCTACCCCACAGAAGAGGAGCTCATCTCCTTCTATCTTCATAATAAACTcgaaggagaaagagaagacaTGAATCGTGTTATTCCAGTGGTTGATATTTACGACTACAACCCCTCCCAACTCCCAC AAATCTCTGGAGAGGCGAGTCTGAGAGACACGGAACAATGGTTCTTTTTCATTCCGAGGCAAGAGAGTGAAGCACGAGGAGGAAGACCAAAGCGTCTCACGACCACAGGGTACTGGAAAGCAACAGGGTCTCCGAATCATGTTTATTCTTCGGATAATCGAATAATAGGCATTAAAAGGACTATGGTTTTCTACAGTGGAAGAGCTCCAAATGGAGCCAAAACCGATTGGAAGATGAACGAGTATACCGCCATCAAAGGTGAACCATCACAG TTGCAGTTAAGGAAGGAATTCAGTTTATGCAGAGTGTACAAAAAATCCAAGTGTTTGCGTGCATTTGATAGAAGACCACCACCAAGGAGGAACACAATGAGGCATTCGATTGCTGAAAATGGTGAAGAGCAAGAAAAGGGTTATGATTATCATCAGCATCAAATGTTGGAGAGAAGTGCAACATGTTCGCCGGAGAGTTCTTCCTCCGGAGACCTTGACCATGACCAACCCACCCTGCACGGTGAGGGAGGAACCCAAATGGATGTCGACAACGACCCTTTTTTGGATTGGGAGAAAGTGGATTTGTTCTTGGGATCGGAATCATGA
- the LOC106757504 gene encoding NAC domain-containing protein 90-like isoform X2, whose product MDVMPPGYRFYPTEEELISFYLHNKLEGEREDMNRVIPVVDIYDYNPSQLPQISGEASLRDTEQWFFFIPRQESEARGGRPKRLTTTGYWKATGSPNHVYSSDNRIIGIKRTMVFYSGRAPNGAKTDWKMNEYTAIKGEPSQLRKEFSLCRVYKKSKCLRAFDRRPPPRRNTMRHSIAENGEEQEKGYDYHQHQMLERSATCSPESSSSGDLDHDQPTLHGEGGTQMDVDNDPFLDWEKVDLFLGSES is encoded by the exons ATGGACGTTATGCCACCAGGTTATCGTTTCTACCCCACAGAAGAGGAGCTCATCTCCTTCTATCTTCATAATAAACTcgaaggagaaagagaagacaTGAATCGTGTTATTCCAGTGGTTGATATTTACGACTACAACCCCTCCCAACTCCCAC AAATCTCTGGAGAGGCGAGTCTGAGAGACACGGAACAATGGTTCTTTTTCATTCCGAGGCAAGAGAGTGAAGCACGAGGAGGAAGACCAAAGCGTCTCACGACCACAGGGTACTGGAAAGCAACAGGGTCTCCGAATCATGTTTATTCTTCGGATAATCGAATAATAGGCATTAAAAGGACTATGGTTTTCTACAGTGGAAGAGCTCCAAATGGAGCCAAAACCGATTGGAAGATGAACGAGTATACCGCCATCAAAGGTGAACCATCACAG TTAAGGAAGGAATTCAGTTTATGCAGAGTGTACAAAAAATCCAAGTGTTTGCGTGCATTTGATAGAAGACCACCACCAAGGAGGAACACAATGAGGCATTCGATTGCTGAAAATGGTGAAGAGCAAGAAAAGGGTTATGATTATCATCAGCATCAAATGTTGGAGAGAAGTGCAACATGTTCGCCGGAGAGTTCTTCCTCCGGAGACCTTGACCATGACCAACCCACCCTGCACGGTGAGGGAGGAACCCAAATGGATGTCGACAACGACCCTTTTTTGGATTGGGAGAAAGTGGATTTGTTCTTGGGATCGGAATCATGA